From Deferrisoma camini S3R1, the proteins below share one genomic window:
- a CDS encoding PilZ domain-containing protein: MSTRLPEWIDEARLSPRWREVRTVLGHGPGGENLGKTLDLSEAGAAIRFERPPFPVPGRLWRFSVVFERGVRTLAGRVVYVRPDGRIGVRWEALSKGDAAFLRGRYSSGSRGRVT; encoded by the coding sequence ATGTCGACTCGCCTGCCCGAATGGATCGACGAAGCCCGCCTCTCCCCCCGGTGGAGGGAGGTACGGACCGTGCTCGGCCACGGGCCGGGGGGGGAGAATCTGGGGAAGACCCTCGATCTGTCGGAGGCCGGCGCCGCGATCCGGTTCGAACGCCCCCCGTTTCCGGTACCGGGCCGGCTCTGGCGATTCTCCGTGGTGTTCGAACGCGGGGTGCGCACGCTGGCGGGCCGGGTGGTGTACGTGCGGCCCGACGGCCGGATCGGGGTGCGGTGGGAGGCCCTCTCCAAGGGAGACGCCGCCTTCCTGCGCGGCCGCTACTCCTCCGGGAGCCGGGGGAGGGTCACGTAG
- a CDS encoding type II toxin-antitoxin system VapC family toxin yields the protein MTYVDTGAFFARYVARDQYHSSARLAWKELETTSGPVFTSNFVLDELFTLLARRTTYRFAADRARAILSSARLTILRPGPEEEEKAVSLFEKFGDQAVSYTDCISFVLMDQARLRRAFTYDRHFQLAGFEIWPTDLPPRRNDATGRGTLGR from the coding sequence ATGACCTACGTCGACACGGGCGCCTTCTTCGCCCGCTACGTGGCCCGAGACCAATACCATTCCTCGGCACGCCTCGCCTGGAAAGAACTGGAAACCACCTCCGGCCCTGTATTCACCAGCAACTTCGTCCTCGACGAGCTCTTCACCCTCCTGGCCCGCCGAACCACGTACCGGTTCGCCGCCGACCGGGCCCGAGCCATCCTGTCGTCTGCACGACTGACCATTCTTCGCCCAGGCCCTGAGGAAGAAGAAAAAGCGGTCAGCCTGTTCGAGAAATTCGGCGACCAGGCGGTCAGTTACACCGACTGCATTTCCTTCGTTCTCATGGATCAAGCCAGACTTCGGCGTGCGTTCACCTACGACCGCCACTTCCAACTCGCCGGCTTCGAGATTTGGCCCACGGATCTCCCGCCACGGCGCAACGACGCCACGGGGCGGGGGACGTTAGGACGCTAG
- a CDS encoding FitA-like ribbon-helix-helix domain-containing protein, which yields MAQVIVRNLDDRVVRALKARAALHGRALEQELREILTRASELSPEERLGLVDRIRAMAPRPSTDSADLIREDRDSR from the coding sequence ATGGCTCAGGTGATCGTGCGCAACCTCGACGATCGGGTGGTCCGTGCCCTCAAGGCGCGGGCCGCGCTTCACGGCAGGGCTCTGGAGCAGGAGCTCCGGGAGATCCTGACCCGGGCCAGCGAACTCAGCCCGGAGGAGCGGCTGGGGCTGGTGGACCGGATTCGGGCCATGGCGCCGCGTCCCTCCACGGACAGCGCGGATCTGATTCGCGAGGATCGGGATTCACGATGA
- a CDS encoding sensor histidine kinase has protein sequence MATTEDRATFSRLALRLAEASTLEEGAEVLAWACAERIEFYRLSIVLPLTEPGEYWVGASWAERPEEEMAGYTFRLSGHPLAPVVEQGSSVVRHDPENDAPELPVSRLFRGEGKRWELAVPLHIGARRGMLVLASRAPSGPGPDAVAWAEEVALWASVWSRAWCGPDAPEVLRELYQSLLEGALDGIALLRDGEVVFANPSFRELFGLSAAETAGLGFETLLMPRSRERFREALASLAERPRVLPRVEVEGRGRGGRTLVLDLGMQMILHRGGPAVLVQVHNATPRARREQETRERVDQLLRVLGHDMRTPLTAVLGYAQLVSERLGKEDPKRLREMLAILRRSADGLRNLVEGMLEYSSLGRESSPLGPVALEPLFRAVEAEMADPIERSGARIRYHQVPPRVWGRPAEVSRVFRNLIENAIRYARPGVAPRVEVRGEGEENGFHVLCVADNGRGVAPADRERVFDLFVKGPGGGCGVGLAVVHRIVTGYGGRIWVEDGPEGGSRFYVTLPRLPEE, from the coding sequence ATGGCCACCACGGAGGATCGAGCCACCTTTTCGCGGCTGGCGCTGCGGTTGGCCGAGGCCTCGACCCTGGAGGAGGGGGCCGAGGTTTTGGCCTGGGCCTGCGCCGAGCGGATCGAGTTCTACCGGCTGTCGATCGTGCTTCCCCTGACCGAGCCCGGAGAGTACTGGGTGGGCGCGTCCTGGGCCGAGCGGCCCGAGGAGGAGATGGCCGGGTACACCTTCCGCCTGAGCGGCCACCCCCTGGCTCCCGTGGTGGAGCAGGGGAGCAGCGTGGTGCGCCACGACCCGGAGAACGATGCCCCCGAGCTGCCGGTGTCGCGGCTGTTCCGGGGCGAGGGGAAGCGCTGGGAGCTGGCGGTTCCCCTGCACATCGGGGCCCGGCGGGGCATGCTGGTGTTGGCGAGCCGCGCGCCGTCCGGGCCGGGCCCGGACGCGGTGGCCTGGGCCGAGGAGGTGGCCTTGTGGGCCTCGGTGTGGAGCCGGGCTTGGTGCGGCCCGGACGCGCCCGAGGTGCTGCGTGAGCTGTACCAGTCGCTCCTGGAGGGGGCTTTGGACGGGATCGCCCTGCTGCGGGACGGGGAGGTGGTGTTCGCGAACCCCTCGTTCCGGGAGCTGTTCGGCCTCTCCGCGGCGGAGACGGCGGGGCTGGGGTTCGAGACCCTACTGATGCCCCGGTCCCGGGAGCGGTTCCGGGAGGCCCTGGCCTCCCTGGCCGAGCGGCCCCGGGTGCTGCCCCGGGTCGAGGTCGAGGGTCGGGGCCGGGGGGGACGGACCCTGGTGCTGGATCTGGGGATGCAGATGATCCTTCACCGGGGCGGCCCGGCCGTGCTGGTCCAGGTTCACAACGCCACCCCTCGGGCCCGGCGGGAACAGGAGACCCGGGAGCGGGTGGACCAGCTGCTGCGGGTGCTCGGCCACGACATGCGCACCCCCCTGACGGCGGTTCTCGGGTACGCGCAGCTGGTGTCGGAGCGGCTGGGCAAGGAGGATCCGAAGCGCCTGCGGGAGATGCTGGCGATCCTGCGGCGCTCGGCCGACGGGCTACGCAACCTGGTGGAGGGCATGCTGGAGTACAGCTCGCTGGGGCGGGAGAGCAGCCCCCTGGGGCCGGTGGCCCTGGAACCGCTGTTCCGGGCGGTGGAGGCCGAGATGGCGGACCCGATCGAGCGCTCCGGCGCCCGCATCCGGTACCACCAGGTGCCGCCCCGGGTCTGGGGGCGGCCGGCCGAGGTGAGCCGGGTGTTCCGGAACCTGATCGAGAACGCCATCCGCTACGCCCGGCCCGGCGTGGCCCCGAGGGTGGAGGTGCGGGGCGAGGGCGAGGAGAACGGGTTCCACGTGCTGTGCGTGGCCGACAACGGCCGCGGCGTGGCCCCGGCGGACCGGGAGCGGGTGTTCGACCTGTTCGTGAAGGGCCCGGGGGGCGGGTGCGGGGTGGGCCTGGCCGTGGTCCACAGGATCGTGACCGGGTACGGGGGCCGCATCTGGGTGGAGGACGGCCCGGAGGGGGGCAGCCGGTTCTACGTGACCCTCCCCCGGCTCCCGGAGGAGTAG
- a CDS encoding type II toxin-antitoxin system VapC family toxin, which produces MICVVDASVAAKWFFDEPLTPNARAVLGRHEGLIAPDLVLLEVANVAWKRVARGEAAPEHMKAVVDALPHLFSLLVPATEVLAEAAETAIRLGHAVYDCAYLALARKRNVPLVTADHRLKARAGAGGWEGEIIALEEVPPLD; this is translated from the coding sequence ATGATCTGCGTGGTGGATGCGTCGGTCGCGGCCAAGTGGTTCTTTGACGAGCCGTTGACCCCCAACGCCAGGGCGGTGCTCGGCCGGCACGAGGGGCTCATCGCGCCGGATCTGGTGCTGCTGGAGGTCGCGAACGTCGCTTGGAAGCGGGTGGCTCGGGGTGAGGCTGCACCGGAGCACATGAAGGCGGTGGTGGATGCTTTGCCCCATCTGTTCTCCCTACTGGTCCCCGCCACCGAGGTTCTTGCCGAGGCCGCGGAGACGGCGATCCGCCTCGGCCATGCCGTGTACGACTGCGCGTATCTGGCCTTGGCTCGAAAGCGCAACGTGCCCCTCGTGACGGCAGACCACCGGCTGAAGGCGCGGGCCGGCGCAGGGGGCTGGGAGGGCGAGATCATCGCGCTGGAGGAGGTTCCGCCCCTGGATTGA
- a CDS encoding ribbon-helix-helix domain-containing protein — translation MHRTTIMLDDALIHRARQRAEAEGISLGELIRRSLARFLEEPRGLDPFFADDAVYEDSGPADMAAEHDRYLYGEGA, via the coding sequence ATGCATCGCACCACGATCATGCTCGACGACGCATTGATTCACCGCGCTCGGCAACGAGCCGAGGCCGAGGGGATTTCTCTCGGCGAACTCATTCGCCGCTCCCTCGCCCGCTTTCTCGAGGAACCTCGGGGGCTCGATCCCTTCTTCGCGGACGACGCCGTCTATGAAGACTCGGGCCCCGCCGACATGGCCGCGGAACACGACCGGTACCTCTACGGTGAAGGGGCATGA
- a CDS encoding Rpn family recombination-promoting nuclease/putative transposase has product MADLQSPHDRFFRDLFARPDAAREFVRHYLPSEVTAALDLDTVTTVPGTFVDPDLRSHQADAVFTVGLKDGGEAFVYVLIEHKSYPDRLTALQVLRYVVRLWEKTFRETGQPGLPPVIPVVLYHGRPPWRVPERLSELLNAPEILRAYQPELRYLLCDLGRYADEEIRGTAILQASLLVMKHIFHDDLGEALSRALGLLADLCQSQTGLEAVEVMLRYVATATDRVGPEEIRNALTAALGPEGEEIMPTLAEKWIEEGRTKGLQQGVQEGRLEAARESVLEALEARFEPVPGDIVDRVRLADDPAKLKILLRQAVRVENLDAFREALRIVLG; this is encoded by the coding sequence ATGGCCGACCTCCAGTCCCCCCACGATCGGTTCTTCCGGGATCTCTTCGCACGACCGGACGCGGCCCGGGAGTTCGTGCGCCACTACCTCCCGTCGGAAGTCACGGCGGCCCTCGACCTCGACACGGTGACCACCGTGCCCGGCACGTTCGTCGACCCCGATCTGCGCAGCCACCAGGCCGACGCCGTGTTCACCGTGGGCCTCAAGGATGGGGGCGAGGCCTTCGTGTACGTGCTCATCGAGCACAAGAGCTACCCGGACCGGCTCACGGCACTCCAGGTGCTGCGCTACGTCGTCCGGTTGTGGGAGAAAACCTTCCGGGAGACCGGGCAGCCCGGCCTTCCGCCGGTGATCCCGGTGGTCCTGTACCACGGCCGACCCCCCTGGCGGGTACCGGAGCGGCTCTCGGAGCTCCTGAACGCCCCCGAAATCCTGCGCGCGTATCAGCCGGAGCTTCGTTACCTGCTTTGTGACCTGGGCCGGTACGCGGACGAGGAGATCCGTGGGACCGCGATCCTCCAGGCGTCGCTGCTGGTCATGAAGCACATCTTCCACGACGACCTGGGGGAGGCGCTCTCGCGGGCCCTGGGACTCCTGGCAGACCTCTGCCAGTCCCAGACCGGGCTCGAAGCGGTGGAGGTGATGCTCCGGTACGTGGCCACGGCCACCGATCGGGTGGGTCCGGAGGAAATCCGAAACGCCCTCACAGCGGCTCTTGGGCCCGAAGGAGAAGAGATCATGCCGACGCTGGCCGAGAAATGGATCGAAGAGGGGAGGACGAAGGGCCTTCAGCAGGGAGTTCAGGAGGGCCGGCTGGAAGCCGCCCGAGAAAGCGTGCTGGAAGCCCTGGAAGCTCGGTTCGAGCCCGTGCCGGGGGACATCGTGGACCGGGTGCGCCTGGCCGACGACCCGGCAAAGCTCAAGATCCTCCTCCGACAGGCCGTGCGGGTCGAAAACCTCGACGCGTTCCGCGAGGCCCTGCGAATCGTTTTGGGCTGA
- a CDS encoding Rpn family recombination-promoting nuclease/putative transposase, translated as MADLQTPHDRFFRDLFARPEAARDFVRHYLPTEVVECVDLNTLEPVPGSFVDPELREHLADAVFSVSLKDGSDAYVYVLIEHKSHPDRFAAFQVLRYIVRLWERALRETGVNGLPAVIPVVLYHGRSEWRAPRDVGDLVEAPEGLAAYQPRLRYELCDLGRYGDEEIRGAAILQASLLVLKHIFREDLRQALPRALGLLRELVDTASGLEAVEVLLRYVTVATDTVGPADLERAVTEALGAKGEEIMPTIAQKWIEQGMEKGLQRGLQQGLQQGLMEGQIKAAREDVIDALEARFEPVPGDIVDRVRLADDPAKLKILLRQAVRVENLDAFRKALRIVLG; from the coding sequence ATGGCCGACCTTCAGACGCCCCATGACCGGTTTTTCCGCGACCTATTCGCCCGGCCCGAGGCTGCCCGGGACTTCGTGCGACACTACCTGCCCACCGAGGTCGTGGAGTGCGTGGATCTGAACACCCTGGAGCCGGTACCCGGCTCGTTCGTGGACCCGGAACTGAGGGAGCACCTGGCCGACGCCGTGTTCTCGGTGAGCCTGAAGGACGGCAGCGACGCCTATGTGTACGTGCTGATCGAGCACAAGAGCCACCCGGACCGATTCGCGGCCTTCCAAGTGCTCAGGTACATCGTACGGCTGTGGGAGCGGGCGCTCAGGGAAACCGGCGTGAACGGGCTGCCCGCGGTGATCCCGGTGGTGCTGTATCATGGTAGATCCGAGTGGAGAGCGCCGCGGGACGTGGGGGATCTGGTGGAGGCGCCGGAGGGGCTCGCAGCCTATCAACCCCGGCTTCGGTACGAGTTGTGCGACCTGGGGCGGTATGGGGACGAAGAGATCCGGGGGGCGGCGATTCTGCAGGCGTCGCTGCTGGTGTTGAAGCACATCTTTCGGGAGGACCTGAGGCAGGCGCTGCCCCGGGCGTTGGGACTGCTGAGGGAGTTGGTGGACACGGCCTCGGGTTTGGAGGCGGTGGAGGTACTGCTACGCTACGTGACGGTGGCGACGGACACGGTGGGCCCGGCCGATCTGGAGCGGGCGGTCACCGAGGCTCTGGGGGCGAAAGGAGAGGAGATCATGCCGACCATCGCCCAGAAGTGGATCGAACAGGGAATGGAGAAGGGGCTCCAGCGGGGACTCCAGCAGGGGCTTCAGCAGGGGTTGATGGAGGGACAGATCAAGGCGGCCCGGGAGGACGTGATCGACGCCTTGGAGGCGCGGTTCGAGCCCGTGCCGGGGGACATCGTGGACCGGGTGCGACTGGCCGACGACCCGGCAAAGCTCAAGATCCTCCTCCGACAGGCCGTGCGGGTCGAAAACCTCGACGCGTTCCGCAAGGCCCTGCGAATCGTTTTGGGCTGA